GACAACCCCGTCTATATTTCGGGTCCTGAGTCAACGTGGGACAGTGCGTTTGTGTCATGCCGAATTTGTTGTCAAGTGTTTGTGTTTTTAATGTCTGTAGTTGTATTTTGACATATTGGACAGTAACTATTAGTACTTATCATGATGCCGGGGGAGAATCATTCCAGAATCGCTTCAGAAGCAACTACCGGAGTCTGTAAAAACTGCACTGTACTTCACCAGGTGAGTTGAGAAACGCTCTGGCTACTGTTGTATACTTGTTTCAAACGTGGATAAAAGATTAGTTGACTAATATTTCACCAAACTATACTGACTGACAATCCATCCTCTCTCATTGTAGAACCTAAATGAATATGTGGCAGCTCTCCTGGTTTTGAAACAGAAAAGTATTGACTCCGAGTAAGTAACTAACGTTATTAGACTTGTGTGATGAGATGATACTGTACAGGTCGCTAAaacacagctagctacacacgTACATACATACTGAGGATGGTTGGTATTCAATCAAACAGCTAACTACATACTCAGGATGTGGGGGTATTCAATCAAACAGCTAACTACATACATACTCAGGATGTGGGGGTATTCAATCAAACAGCTAACTACATACTCAGGATGGGGGGTATTCAATCAAACAGCTAACTACATACTGAGGATGGGGGTATTCAATCAAACAGCTAACTACATACTCAGGATGGGGGGGTATTCAATCAAACAGCTAACTACATACTCAGGATGGGGGGGTATTCAATCAAACAGCTAACTACTTACATACTCAGGGTGGGGGCTATTCAATCAAACAGCTAACTACTTACATACTCAGGGTGGGGGCTATTCAATCAAACAGCTAACTACATACATACTCAGGATGGGGGGTATTCAATCAAACAGCTAACTACATACTGAGGATGGGGGTATTCAATCAAACAGCTAACTACATACTCAGGATGGGGGGGTATTCAATCAAACAGCTAACTACATACTCAGGATGGGGGGGTATTCAATCAAACAGCTAACTACTTACATACTCAGGGTGGGGGCTATTCAATCAAACAGCTAACTACTTACATACTCAGGGTGGGGGCTATTCAATCAAACAGCTAACTACATACATACTCAGGATGGGGGGTATTCAATCAAACAGCTAACTACATACATACTCAGGATGGGGGGTATTCAATCAAACAGCTAACTACATACATACTCAGGATGGGGGCTATTCAATCAAACTCTGTAGTCTGGTTCCCTGGAAGTCGAAAACAAACCTGCATTGTCAGAATTCTGATTCCAGTTTTATTCCAGTTCTCAATAAACATCAGTGTGGAAACGGTACCAGACATGACGTTAAAGCTACATGCTACACATCTCACTGAGCAGTGGAAACGGTACCAGACATGACGTTAAAGCTACACATCTCACAGAGCAGTGGAAACGGTACCAGACACGACGGTAAAGCTTCATGCTACACATCTCACAGAGCAGTGGAAACGGTACCAGACACGACGGTAAAGCTACACATCTCACAGAGCAGTGGAAACGGTACCAGACACGACGGTAAAGCTACATGCTACACATCTCACAGAGCAGTGGAAACGGTACCAGACATGACGTTAAAGCTACATGCTACACATCTCACAGAACAGTGGAAACGGTACCAGACACGACGTTAAAGCTACATGCTACACATCTCACAGAGCAGTGGAAACGGTACCAGACATGACGGTAAAGCTACATGCTACACATCTCACAGAGCAGTGGAAACGGTACCAGACATGACGGTAAAGCTACATGCTACACATCTCAGAGCAGTGGAAACGGTACCAGACATGACGTTAAAGCTACATGCTACACATCTCAGAGCAGTGGAAACGGTACCAGACATGACGGTAAAGCTACATGCTACACATCTCACAGAGCAGTGGAAACGGTACCAGACATGACGGTAAAGCTACATGCTACACATCTCACAGAGCAGTGGAAACGGTACCAGACACGACGTTAAAGCTACACATCTCACAGCAGCAGTGGAAATGGTACCAGACACGACGTTAAAGCTACATGCTACACATCTCACAGAGCAGTGGAAACGGTACCAGACACGACGTTAAAGCTACATGCTACACATCTCACAGAGCAGTGGAAACGGTACCAGACACGACGTTAAAGCTACATGCTACACATCTCACAGAGCAGTGGAAATGGTACCAGACATGACGGTAAAGCTACATGCTACACATCTCACAGCAGCAGTGGAAACGGTACCAGACATGACGTTAAAGCTACATGCTACACATCTCAGAGCAGTGGAAACGGTACCAGACACGACGGTAAAGCTTCATGCTACACATCTCACAGAGCAGTGGAAACGGTACCAGACACGACGTTAAAGCTACATGCTACACATCTCACAGAGCAGTGGAAACGGTACCAGACACGACGTTAAAGCTACATGCTACACATCTCACAGAGCAGTGGAAACGGTACCAGACACGACGTTAAAGCTACATGCTACACATCTCACAGAGCAGTGGAAATGGTACCAGACATGACGGTAAAGCTACATGCTACACATCTCACAGCAGCAGTGGAAACGGTACCAGACATGACGTTAAAGCTACATGCTACACATCTCAGAGCAGTGGAAACGGTACCAGACACGACGGTAAAGCTTCATGCTACACATCTCACAGAGCAGTGGAAACGGTACCAGACATGACGGTAAAGCTTCATGCTACACATCTCACAGCAGCAGCAGAAGTGTTGTCATTGACCCGGTACCTGGTTTGACTGAATATGACCCCTAGATTCTTATCTAGACTCATCTGCTGTAGCTAGCTGTGGTTTGGAAACTGAAAATGACAATGTTAAACATATATCTAGCTCGGCCTACCATGTTTAATGTAACAGGTGGAGTGAATGACTTGTATGTTTTAGAAACAGTAGACTACTAATGTAATCTGTTTTAACTGTCTTTCAGTCACCGGCTGAGTGAATATCAAGGGAAGTGTGAAGATATCCTTTCAAAAGGCCATTCACTCTCTCCCCTTATTAGGCCTCAAGCCATTCATGCTCTTCAGTCTCTCTTCAGTCATTAATTAGGTCTCAGCCATTCATGCTCTTCAGTCTCTCTTCAGTCATTAATTAGGTCTCAGCCATTCATGCTCTTCAGTCTCTCTTCAGTCATTAATTAGGTCTCAGCCATTCATGCTCTTCATCCTCTCTTCAGTCATTAATTAGGCCTCAGCCATTCATGCTCTTCAGTCTCTCTTCAGTCATTAATTAGGTCTCAGCCATTCATGCTCTTCAGTCTCTCTTCAGTCATTAATTAGGTCTCAGCCATTCATGCTCTTCAGTCTCTCTTCAGTCATTAATTAGGTCTCAGCCATTCATGCTCTTCATCCTCTCTTCAGTCATTAATTAGGCCTCAGCCATTCATGCTCTTCAGTCTCTCTTCAGTCATTAATTAGGTCTCAGCCATTCATGCTCTTCAGTCTCTCTTCAGTCATTAATTAGGCCTCAAGCCATTCATGCTCTTCAGCCTCTCTTCAGTCATTAATTAGGCCTCAAGCCATTCATGCTCTTCAGTCTCTCTTCTGTCATTAATTAGGTCTCAGTGCCTCACTTGGAATTAACAGGAAACTGTTCTGATTGGCTGGCTCTGGTGGTGATGACCACTCCCCGTCCGACTCCGCTCCGACTCCGCTCCCCCTCCGACTCCGCTCCCCCTCCGACTCCGCTCCGACTCCGCTCCCCTTCCGACTCCGCTCCTCACCCGACTCAACTCCTCTCACTAGTGTTACAATAGAACACCATCATAACAAGAGTCTGTTTGGACTTCACTGGTTCCAGTGGGATGAGGTTAAAGGTAATTATGTATTGGACTAGCCTCGTCCGTAGTGGGAGTGACCGTTAGAATTCTATGGGAGTGACCGTTAGAATTCTATGGGAGTGACCGTTAGAATTCTATGGGAGTGACCGTTAGAATTCTATGGGAGTGACCGTTAGAATTCTATGGGAGTGACCGTTAGAATTCTATGGGAGTGACCGTTAGAATTCTATGGGAGTGACCGTTAGAATTCTATGGGAGTGACCGTTAGAATTCTATGGGAGTGACCGTTAGAATTCTATGGGAGTGACCGTTAGAATTCTATGGGAGTGACCATTAGAATTCTATGGGAGTGACCATTAGAATTCTATGGGAGTGACCATTAGAATTCTATGGGAGTGACCATTAGAATTCTATGGGAGTGACCATTAGAATTCTATGGGACCTACCTGCCACCCCCATTGGCCCAACAGCCTTatccacaaggctacctgccaccccaacagcCTTatccacaaggctacctgccaccccatcagCCTTATCCGCAAGGCTATCTGCCACCCCGATTGCACTACTGTCAGTGTTAGAAGTGGTCCTCTAGCTCAGTGGACAGAGCATAGCTCTTGCAATGCTAGGATGGTGTgttcgattcccaggaccacccgtACCTAAAATATATTaatgctttggataaaagcctcTGCTTAATTCAGTATTATGAAGTGTTTTTCCTTGACGGTTTGTTTACAGCTTCAGAGATCCCAGAGGTATGACACATCACTTCTCTAGTTCCTCTTTACTAAATGCTCTTCTTCTATGTCTTTGTAAGTATTTGACGTGCTTTGGAAACGCGTATATGGTTGTCAACATAAAGTTGTTGATTTATTTCTGTCACACAACGTTGTTCCAGGGAGACCGGTAAGCTGCGTAAACTTCTTGATGATCTGCAGTTGAAAGTAGCTTCTCTGGAAAAGCAACATGCAGAGTACGAAGCCATGCGGGCAGAGCTGGAGGCAAAGCAGGTAAGAGATGTGAAATGATCCATTCTACTCATCATGACAGTGTTGTGTCCTGGAGAGCTCTAATAGAGTTGTCCTATTGTCCTGGAGAGAGCTCTAACAGAGTTGGGTCCTGGAGAGAGCTCTAACAGAGTTGTGTTTCTGTCCTATAGAGCGCTGAGAAGTTGTCCCAGCAGCTTTTTGAGGAAGTGGAGAGACTGAAGGAgcagaacaacaacacagagactcTGTAAGACTCTTCAAGAACATTTACAGCATATTTCGTTAGGTTCTTGTTCCGCTGacatctctcttttctctctctctctctgttctccagaAAGAAGAGACTTGAGGACCAGCTGAAGATGGTAACAGGTATTGTCTCTGGTTATAATTCTACTTCCTGTAAAAACCCCTCAACCACTGATATTACCCACATTGTAATAGTCTACTACTGTCTGACGTATGTAACTCAGTCTTTCCTGTGGACGTGTTTATGACGAAGAGACAACAGAGAAGCAGTGTCTGGATAATGTCCAGTTGAGACTGGAGAAGACGGCGCTGGAGAACGACCTGCTGAAAACACAGGTAACAGTATTAATCTAACGGGAAACAATAAAATCCTCCTCGTTCTCATCCAATGTTTGTCTGCGTTGTTTCAACCCACTGAACTAAAACCATTTCAAGTATCGGGGCGTCAAAAGTTTTTTAGTATGGTGATGATTTGACGGGTGTTTACGTTCTCAGATGTCGTTGAAGACGTGTCAGAAGGTAGCAGAGGAAGTGCAGCGGTTAAAGGAGGACAACGCCAGGACATCTGTTCTGTAAGGTTTCAACCAGCGCTAATACCATCATCCACTTATTGTTTTAAGTCCTGGTGTTGGTGTACTCATGTTTCTACCTTTTTTATTTCACCAACAGGAAACACAACTTGGAAAAACAACTTGGACAGTTTCAAGGTTTCTATTACTATTATTCTTCTAGTCTGTGGGAACATAATTTACGTGACCCTAAAAAAAAACGATAATTCCTATTGTGATCTGTCACACAGCCTGACCTGCCTTTTTCTGATTGGCGATGTGCCTGGGTTGTTCTGTTTTTTTAGATTTTAAACTCAAACAAGAGCGTGACATTACCGGGCTGAAAACAGAGAAGATTCTACTGGAGAAAAACCTTCTACACCTTCAGGTTTGCAtattctccctacttccactcgcgctacaaccagcactgctgCTGCTGCAATGAAGGAGTCTTAACAGTTTTCCGATAAGCTTACGGTTGTTTTTATTAGCcgcttgtctttttttttttaatatggaGGAATATTTCACTTGCTCTGGTCATAGgattaacaacatgaattggtgcatgaggtaGTAATAATGCTGCGTGACTTGAGTttcaccatcagctggaagactttgtccccttttctcagcggagggagggagagcggagggacggtgagtcaggtgagaggctgccctcctccctcagactgaccatcagatggagGACAGCAGTCCAGTAAATAATAAAGTGTATTATTCTGATCACTCAGCTCTGCCTCAAGTAATACAACTAATTATCTATTACCAGTGCTACCAAATTACCGACAATTTTTTAAGAATAACATTGgaagggcaattcaagcatagacaacatgcagtgataatgtatacTGAGTATAGACAATATGCagggataatgtattgggcctacagCCTACtgagcatagccaatatgcagtgataatgtattgggtctACAGCCTACtgagcatagccaatatgcagtgataatgtattgggcctacagCCTACtgagcatagccaatatgcagtgataaatGTATTGGGCCTACAGTCTCCTGAGCATAGACAATATGCAGTGATAAATGTATTGGGCCTACAGTCTCCTGAGCATAgacaatatgcagtgataatgtattgggcctacagTCTCCTGAGCATAgacaatatgcagtgataatgtattgggcctacagCCTACtgagcatagccaatatgcagtgataaatGTATTGGGCCTACAGCCTACtgagcatagccaatatgcagtgataaatGTATTGGGCCTACAGTCTCCTGAGCATAgacaatatgcagtgataatgtattgggcctacagCCTACTGAGCATAGTCAATATTcagttacagtggcttgcgaaagtgttcaccccccccttggcatttttcctattttgttgccttaaaacctggaattaaaatagtttttttggggggggttgtatcatttgatttaaacaacatgcctaccactttgaagatgcaaaatatttttaattgtgaaacaaacaagaaataagactattttgtgtatgtccattacatgaaatcaaaatagaaaatcaatttaaattacaagttgcaatgcaacaaaataggaaaaaccccAAGGGGATGAATCCTTTTGCAAGGCGCTgtataatgtattgggcctatagccgaCTGCTCAAacctcagaaaaggttggtgaccgctGTTGTAGAGTGTTTGAGACTGTCTGATTGGCTGTAGTATTAACTGTAATGTGTTTTGAAACAGTCTGATTGGACCCTCTTTCTATTCCAGGAACGACTAGAGAAACTGGAGACGGAGAAGAATAAAGGTAACCctgctggtagtagtagtagcagtagcagtagtagtagcagtagtagtagcagtagtagtagtagtagtagtagtagcagcagtagtagtagtagcagcagtagtagtagtagcagtagtagtagtagtagcagcagtagtagtagcagcagcagtagtagtagtagcagcagtagtagtagcagcagtagtagtagcagcagtagtagtagcagcagcagtagtagtagcagcagcagtagtagtagcagcagtagtagtagcagcagtagtagcagcagcagtagtagcagcagtagtagtagcagcagtagtagtagcagcagtagtagtagcagcagtagtagtagtagcagtagcagtagtagcagtagtagtagcagcagtagtagcagcagtagtagtagcagcagtagcagcagtagtagtagtagtagtagcagtagcagtagtagtaatatcaCAGTGTTTGTTAATTAAGTCCAATCATGTCTTTGTTTAGTATTAAAGAGCACATCAACTCAAGCAACGGCACCTGAAGAAACAAAGGTGGATAGAGGTATGTTTTTACTGCACTATAACCCAAGTTAATACCCCACACTAGTACCTTTGtggcggcaggttgcctagtggttagagcgttgggccagtaacccaaaggttgctaaattgaatccctgagctgacaaggtaaaaatctgtcgttctgcccctgaacaaggctgttccccggtaggccgtcattgaaaataagaattagttcttaactgactttcctggtTAAATGTAGTACATACAGTCGTCACGGTGTTGATACGGCGGGGTGTAGTACCTACAGTCGTCACGGTGTTGATACGGCGGGGTGTAGTGCCTACAGTCGTCACGGTGTTGATACGGTGGGGTGTAGTGCCTACAGTCGTCACGGTGTTGATACGGTGGGGTGTAGTGCCTACAGTCGTCACGGTGTTGATACGGTGGGGTGTAGTGCCTACAGTCGTCACGGTGTTGATACGGTGGGGTGTAGTACCTACAGTCGTCACGGTGTTGATACGGTGGGGTGTAGTACCTACAGTCGTCACGGTGTTGATACGGTGGGGTGTAGTGCCTAGTTGTCACGGTATTGATACGGTGGTGTGTAGTGCCTACAGTTGTCACGGTGTTGATACGGTGGGGTGTAGTGCCTACAGTCGTCACGGTGTTGATACGGTGGGGTGTAGTGCCTACAGTCGTCACGGTGTTGATACGGTGGGGTGTAGTGCCTATTCGTCACGGTGTTGATACGGTGGGGTGTAGTGCCTACAGTCGTCACGGTGTTGATACGGTGGGGTGTAGTGCCTATTCGTCACGGTGTTGATACGGTGGGGTGTAGTACCTACAGTCGTCACGGTGTTGATACGGCGGGTTGTAGTGCCTACAGTCGTCACGGTGTTGATACGGTGGGGTGTAGTGCCTACAGTCGTCACGGTGTTGATACGGTGGGGTGTAGTACCTACAGTCGTCACGGTGTTGATACGGTGGGGTGTAGTACCTACAGTCGTCACGGTGTTGATACGGTGGGGTGTAGTACCTACAGTCGTCACAGTGTTGATACGGTGGGGTGTAGTACCTACAGTCGTCACGGTGTTGATACGGTGGGGTGTAGTGCCTAGTCGTCACGGTTTTGATATGGTGTTGTGTTTTACAGAGAAGGTCCAGAAGCTGCTGGAGGATCTGTGGGTGTGTGTAGCTCCTCCCTCATCACACCTCCCTGGTATGTATTCAGGACGCATTGTAATGATGTCATATGATTTAATGGACCTCCCCTTGTTACAACAGACCAGaactatatctctctctgtgtctctctctctctctgtgtctctctctctgtctctgtctctctctcactcacagccAGGAGGAAACAGCAGTTAAAGGAGCAGCTACAGGACAGCAGCATAGTTGAACCCCACAGACCTGACAGTGACCCGCCAGGCCCCGGACCCAGCAGGAACGGTGACCCGCCAGGCCCCGGACCCAGCAGGAACGGTGACCCGCCAGGCCCCGGACCCAGCAGGAACGGTGACCCGCCAGGCCCCGGACCCAGCAGGAACGGTGACCCGCCAGGCCCCGGACCCAGCAGGAACGGTGACCCGCCAGGCCCCGGACCCAGCAGGAACGGTGACCCGCCAGGCCATAAACATAGTAGATCAGTTGAGGAGATCCTGGACTGGTTCAAGCCGCtgcctcctgtcctctcccccttACCCTGCTCCTCAGCTCAGGAGAGGTTGGATGATGTCTTGGAGTCAGGAGAGACCAGATCTACTCTAGAGAACAGAAGTCACTCTGTCTACACTACAGGACCAGCCAATCAGACAGCAGGACAGCAACCTGGACCAGCCAGTCAGATGGCCCTTGTGTTGGCAGGACAACAACCTGCAGACTCCTCAGTGGAACTACCATCAGACAGAATTCATTCTACTCTGAGAGAAAGCCCCGTCTCAGACAACACTAATTCTACTCTGAGAGAAAGCCCTGATCTGGCCACGGGGAtgtcaggagagaaagagaggaacggtctgtctgtctgtgaacagGAAGACATGCAGGTAGAACCAGCTGCTAAAACCATCCAATCCCCATCAGGAGAGACTCAAACCTCCTCTATTGATCTACCTTCCTTTACCAAAACCACAGAGTGTCTCCCAAGCTCAGCGGATCCTCCAGGCAACACCTCTGTCCGTACCGGCACCGTTCAGACCTCACTCACCCAGACACAAGGAGAACAAGTGCAGGACTCCTCACCAGACATGACAGAAATGGATGTTGAGACTAACCCATGTTATAAAGGATGTGTCTTGGAGGGTCAGAGCATCGACCATGGGGACTCGGACAAAGTAGAAGGAATTAAAGATCAGACAGGAGAGGCCAGCGTGTCTCAAACTCCCACCACTAAACAGCTGGAACCCAGTCCTCTGGTTGAATGTTCTGCTGAGACACTGACTGGTCCAGATCAACTGAGTGAATGGGCTCCTAACACTCAATGTAACACAACTGATCATAAAGCAGCTCCTCGAGCAGGTCCCCGTAAACAAGACGAGTTGTTTACAGGCCAGGAATCAGATAAAGACCAAGAAGGGGGTTTCTCTTGGAAACCGGTTTGTGATGTACTGGTCTCCCCCAGTCGTCCGACAGAAGGACTGGTCTCCCCCAGTCGTCCGACAGAAGGACTGGTCTCGCCCAGTCGTCCTACAGAAGGACTGGTAGATGTAGGTATAGTATCAACAGTCATTACGGTCCATTCCTCTGGGGCAGAGGAATCATCATCATTTGAACAGAAGTCTATGCCAAAATCTGGTGTCCACATCTCTCCTGCCAGTTTAATGAGCTCTGTAAAGAGTGTAGAGAAGTGTACTACGATATCTGAACTCCATGAAGACATCCAGGCAACAAAACCCAATGCTCAGAGTAGCACAAACCATACAGTATGCAAGAGGTTACATAGTCCCATATGTCTTTCCCCTGTGGTGAACGTGAAGCTCCTGAGATCTGGTACACAACCGAAGAGGATGAATGGAAAGAAAGATGCTGAAGACCCAGGTTCAGATGTTAGGAGTCCACCGTCTCCTACAGAGTTAAAGAGTGAGGAGCCTTTGAACAACGGGATGCTGAAAGATTGTGATCGCTCGGTTCATGTTCTACAACACCAGAATATGAAAGCTAACCGTAAGCATCCTACAACCACCGACTGCATCTCTGAGTCAAGGTCGGAGTCCCAGCTGACAGATGAAGGGTCTGAGAAACTACATGGAAATGCCCAGACTGAGATGATCAGTACTAGAAGTGGGTGTGTCAGGAAGAGTCTTGTTAGATCAAACGCAGTCCAAACAAGCTCAGGGAAAGACGGCGTGGCTCCCAGGGACGGCCAGCAAACGGCCACCCTTTCATGTAAAGTTATTATTGAAAGACTCAGCCCTGACATGAGGGAAGGGATCAGGCCAGCAGCCTTGCCTGTGGGCCACTCCCCAGAACCCACAGCAGCCTTGTCTGTGGGCCACTCCCCAGAACCCACAGCAGCCTTGCCTGTGGGCCACTCCCCAGAACCTACAGGGAAAATTCCTATTGGGAAGGTTCGCTTTGAAATGGGTCCCCCACTACCTCCTCTTCTGATGCCTCTCACTGTAACTCCTCCGAGACCGGTAAAACCTGCTAATCCAAGACAGGTGATTGGTAAACTGTCCTTTCCCTCACCAATGGAAGGACCTGTTTCCCCTCTGGGTTCCCAAACAGCACCTGATGATCAGATGTTGAGCTCCCCGTCTCAAACCGCTCCTTCCTCACCACTACAGTTTGGTTCAGCCACTCCTAAACACGCCCTTCCTGTTCCAGGGAGACTTCCTGCCTTCagcccttcctcttcctccactaGTCCCGCCCAGGAGAACTCCATGAGGATTCTAGACAGCATGTATCCAGAACTGTCTGCCCGTGCCTGGACTCTCGGTATCCTCCGAGGAAACATCTGTATGTCTGCTGCTGAAACGGGGACTACACCCTCCAGCTCTGTCAGTCAGATATCTGGCTTCAAAACCATCAACTCCTCGTCCACGGCTTTCACCAAAACAGAACAAAGAGGGAAGCGAAGTGGAGTCAACATGCTTCTACCAAAGAGTGCCAAAAGGCTGAGGCTGGATAACTGCTCCCCCGGCCCTGCTGGGGCGACGGCCGGCCCTGCTGCTAAGGGGATATCCTCCACGACATCAGCCAGTCCCGACCCACTACTCAGGACACCTCAACATGGGAGTTCTTCACAGCCTACAGAGAAGGAGAAACTGGTTGGGAAACCAGCAGGCGAAGCCTCCATATCCCAGGCCTTAGAGAAGATAGAAGCCCAGTGTTTTGACCTGTTGCCTGTCATCAAGAGTCACCTGTTTGTTGGGAATCTGTCTAGGAAGCCTGTGTTACGGGATGAGGAGAAGAAGGTCCTCTCTGAGTTCTCAAACAATCAGGTTAGTCACGTACAGCTTTGCCTAGTAGTCTACGTAGAATCAGATTAGTCACGTACAGCTTTGCCTAGTAGTCTACGTAGAATCAGGTTAGTCACGTACAGCTTTGCCTAGTTGTCTACGTAGAATCAGGTTAGTCACGTACAGCTTTGCCTAGTAGTCTACGTAGAATCAGGTTAGTCACGTACAGCTTTGCCTAGTTGTCTACGTAGAATCAGGTTAGTCACGTACAGCTTTGCCTAGTAGTCTACGTAGAATCAGGTTAGTCACGTACAGCTTTGCCTAGTTGTCTACGTAGCATATTTGCCTTAGTATCTTTTAAAGGCATGCTTCTGGACTTTGGCaacgaggccctttatctactcccccagagtcagatgaactcgtggataccatttttatgtctccgtGCAGTTTGAACGTAGTTGCTAACTAGCCCTagcacaattgctaactagcgttagcacaatgactagaagtctatggtatctgctAGCAGAGATcataaagtatccctttaattggTAGACGTGAACACCTCTTACATGGTTGTCCTGTGAATCCTTGGTACATGGCTGTCCTGTGAATCCTTGGTACATGGCTGTCCTGTGAATCCTTGGTACATGGCTGTCCTGTGAATCCTTGGTACATGGCTGTCCTGTGAATCCTTGGTACATGGCTGTCCTGTGAATCCTTGGTACATGGCTGTCCTGTGAATCCTTGGTACATGGTTGTCCTGTGACTTGTCAGCCTCTGGCAGATGATCTGATGTCGGTGATGCTGACTAAGCTGAAGACTGAGAGGACTGAGCTGCCTGGGACTCACCTCCAGGCTCTGGTCAGAGTCTACACTGCTCTGTGCCGACAAAGGAGGGACTGGGACAGAGCACACATCCTGGCCTACAGCATCCTTAGAGAAGGTAACACATCCTGGCCTACAGCATCCTTAGAGAAGGTAACACATCCTGGCCTACAGCATCCTTAGAGAAGGTAACACATCCTGGCCTACAGCATCCTTAGAGAAGGTAACACATCCTGGCCTACAGCATCCTTAGAGAAGGTAACACATCCTGGCCTACAGCATCCTTAGAGAAGGTAACACATCCTGGCCTACAGCATCCTTAGAGAAGGTAACACATCCTGGCCTAGATCCTTAGAGAAGGTAACACATCCTGGCCTACAGCGTCCTTAGAGAAGGTAACACATCCTGGCCTACAGCATCCTTAGAGAAGGTAACACATCCTGGCCTACAGCATCCTTAGAGAAGGTAACACATCCTGGCCTACAGCATCCTTAGAGAAGGTAACACATCCTGGCCTACGGCGTCCTTAGAGAAGGTAACACATCCTGGCCTATGGCGTCCTTAGAGAAGGTAACACATC
The sequence above is a segment of the Salmo trutta unplaced genomic scaffold, fSalTru1.1, whole genome shotgun sequence genome. Coding sequences within it:
- the LOC115183955 gene encoding little elongation complex subunit 1-like isoform X5 is translated as MRAELEAKQSAEKLSQQLFEEVERLKEQNNNTETLKKRLEDQLKMVTETTEKQCLDNVQLRLEKTALENDLLKTQMSLKTCQKVAEEVQRLKEDNARTSVLKHNLEKQLGQFQDFKLKQERDITGLKTEKILLEKNLLHLQERLEKLETEKNKVLKSTSTQATAPEETKVDREKVQKLLEDLWVCVAPPSSHLPARRKQQLKEQLQDSSIVEPHRPDSDPPGPGPSRNGDPPGPGPSRNGDPPGPGPSRNGDPPGPGPSRNGDPPGPGPSRNGDPPGPGPSRNGDPPGHKHSRSVEEILDWFKPLPPVLSPLPCSSAQERLDDVLESGETRSTLENRSHSVYTTGPANQTAGQQPGPASQMALVLAGQQPADSSVELPSDRIHSTLRESPVSDNTNSTLRESPDLATGMSGEKERNGLSVCEQEDMQVEPAAKTIQSPSGETQTSSIDLPSFTKTTECLPSSADPPGNTSVRTGTVQTSLTQTQGEQVQDSSPDMTEMDVETNPCYKGCVLEGQSIDHGDSDKVEGIKDQTGEASVSQTPTTKQLEPSPLVECSAETLTGPDQLSEWAPNTQCNTTDHKAAPRAGPRKQDELFTGQESDKDQEGGFSWKPVCDVLVSPSRPTEGLVSPSRPTEGLVSPSRPTEGLVDVGIVSTVITVHSSGAEESSSFEQKSMPKSGVHISPASLMSSVKSVEKCTTISELHEDIQATKPNAQSSTNHTVCKRLHSPICLSPVVNVKLLRSGTQPKRMNGKKDAEDPGSDVRSPPSPTELKSEEPLNNGMLKDCDRSVHVLQHQNMKANRKHPTTTDCISESRSESQLTDEGSEKLHGNAQTEMISTRSGCVRKSLVRSNAVQTSSGKDGVAPRDGQQTATLSCKVIIERLSPDMREGIRPAALPVGHSPEPTAALSVGHSPEPTAALPVGHSPEPTGKIPIGKVRFEMGPPLPPLLMPLTVTPPRPVKPANPRQVIGKLSFPSPMEGPVSPLGSQTAPDDQMLSSPSQTAPSSPLQFGSATPKHALPVPGRLPAFSPSSSSTSPAQENSMRILDSMYPELSARAWTLGILRGNICMSAAETGTTPSSSVSQISGFKTINSSSTAFTKTEQRGKRSGVNMLLPKSAKRLRLDNCSPGPAGATAGPAAKGISSTTSASPDPLLRTPQHGSSSQPTEKEKLVGKPAGEASISQALEKIEAQCFDLLPVIKSHLFVGNLSRKPVLRDEEKKVLSEFSNNQPLADDLMSVMLTKLKTERTELPGTHLQALVRVYTALCRQRRDWDRAHILAYSILREDFPESAKLVLFMVTTWPNVFSCRTVVCQAIHTVTKVKAQGEVLHCLTAYLGWEKSPPSDVDQLVSRTLTSVRDAAEMTFQKHPRQGEDLNPVAWQRVFTLELLCSHTHWKWTHDNLLSKELWPVMNSWVTQPRSRHTPIQDVTVAAILRLIGRLGQLGIKEGCGWSVKNIARVINTFARHGQSEGVPWEVQLAAVYTVYDLSPSNPKEALAALASWRGETTQPVPPAVTSCITQIASLCRHSNP